The Pseudoliparis swirei isolate HS2019 ecotype Mariana Trench chromosome 16, NWPU_hadal_v1, whole genome shotgun sequence genome includes a window with the following:
- the chst2b gene encoding carbohydrate sulfotransferase 2: MRGKQYHQTLKLTAPWEKDAGFGRKLKTYRNHTKIIAQPGIVMKVLRRKRIVLFMAYFLLLVLTMLNLANYKWTKEPQQCNHQMRSTTYQSRSDIRFLYRPSLPKKRQLIYVLTTWRSGSSFFGELFNQNPEVFFLYEPMWHIWQKLYPGDAVSLQGAARDMLSSLYRCDLSVFQLYNSPGGKNFTSLGLFGATLNKVVCSYPLCSAYRKEVVGLVDDKVCKKCPPQSLRLLEEECLKYSTIVIKGVRILDANVLAPLMEDPSLDLKVIHLVRDPRAVANSRIKSRHGLIRENLQVFRSRDPKLRRVPFVDPGHKGNKKDGADYHSIGAMEVICDRTSRTLRTALNPPSWLKGKYMAVRYEDLVENPVKTLRNIYRFANLTTNHDIELFALNMTSGSSSSSKPFIVSSRNATQAATAWRTVLSIQQIKQVEDYCHHAMSVLGYERVRTAREAKDLSKSLLTYSKL; the protein is encoded by the coding sequence ATGAGAGGCAAACAATACCATCAAACACTGAAGTTGACAGCGCCTTGGGAGAAGGATGCTGGCTTTGGGAGGAAGCTTAAAACCTACAGGAATCATACCAAGATAATAGCGCAGCCTGGGATCGTGATGAAAGTCCTCCGCAGGAAGAGGATTGTGTTATTCATGGCCTACTTCTTGCTGCTGGTCCTCACCATGCTCAACTTGGCTAATTATAAATGGACTAAAGAGCCTCAGCAGTGTAATCATCAGATGAGGAGCACCACGTATCAAAGCAGATCGGACATTCGCTTCCTCTACAGGCCTTCTTTGCCCAAAAAGAGACAGCTCATCTATGTTCTGACCACCTGGAGGTCGGGCTCGTCCTTTTTCGGCGAGCTTTTTAACCAAAACCCTGAAGTGTTCTTCTTGTATGAGCCGATGTGGCACATCTGGCAAAAACTGTACCCGGGCGACGCCGTGTCTTTACAAGGGGCGGCTAGGGACATGCTTAGCTCCTTGTACCGCTGTGATCTGTCTGTTTTTCAACTTTACAACAGCCCCGGGGGCAAGAATTTCACCTCCCTGGGACTATTTGGGGCCACCCTCAATAAAGTGGTGTGCTCCTACCCCCTCTGCTCGGCCTACAGGAAAGAGGTGGTGGGGTTGGTGGATGATAAGGTGTGTAAAAAGTGCCCCCCTCAAAGCCTTAGACTGTTGGAGGAGGAGTGCCTCAAATACAGCACCATCGTCATTAAAGGGGTACGCATTTTGGACGCTAACGTGTTGGCCCCACTCATGGAGGATCCATCCTTGGATTTGAAGGTGATACACCTGGTCAGAGACCCGCGGGCAGTGGCCAACTCCCGGATCAAATCCAGACACGGCCTGATAAGGGAGAATCTACAGGTGTTCCGCAGCAGGGATCCTAAACTCCGCCGGGTCCCTTTTGTGGATCCCGGTCACAAAGGCAACAAGAAGGACGGCGCCGACTACCACTCCATCGGAGCCATGGAGGTGATCTGTGACCGCACCTCCAGGACTTTGAGGACTGCCTTAAACCCACCCAGCTGGCTGAAGGGAAAGTACATGGCAGTGCGGTACGAGGACCTGGTGGAGAACCCAGTTAAGACCCTGAGGAACATCTACCGCTTTGCCAACCTCACCACCAACCACGACATCGAGTTGTTTGCACTGAACATGACCAGtggctccagctcctcctcgaaGCCGTTCATCGTCTCGTCCAGGAATGCCACACAGGCTGCGACTGCATGGAGAACAGTGCTCAGCATTCAACAGATCAAACAAGTGGAGGACTACTGTCACCACGCCATGTCGGTGTTGGGGTACGAAAGAGTCAGAACAGCCAGGGAGGCTAAGGACTTGAGCAAATCGCTACTGACATACTCCAAACTGTGA